The Lottiidibacillus patelloidae DNA window ACTATTTACAATAATTGCATCAATGAAGTTTGAACCAAGATGATCTTGTAATGCTTGCAAATGGTCACTTGCTTTATAACCAATTGTTTCTCCAGCTTGAGTCATCACATTACATACATAAACTTTTTTTGCTTTTGCCTTCATAATTGTATCTGCAATTTTTGGCACTAGAAGACTAGGTAAAATACTTGTATATAAACTTCCTGGTCCAACGACAATTAGATCAGCATCATTTATTTCACGCAAGCTTTCTGGAAGTGCTTCAATTTTATTAGGCTTTAAAAATACTTTTTTTATTTTCTTTTCTACTAAAGGAATTTTAGATTCACCTTCAACAATTGTCCCATCGTCCATTTCTGCACATAAAACAACACGTTGATTGGCTGCCGGAAGCACTTTTCCACGTACATTCAGTACTTTACTTACTTCCTGTATTCCCGTAACGAAATCACCAGTAATGTTTGACATTGCAGCTAATAATAAATTCCCTAATGAGTGCCCTACTAGACCTTCACCACTTTTAAAGCGGTGTTGGAAAAGCTCTTCAACTAGAGGTTCAACTTCTGATAATGCTGCTATGACATTTCTAATATCTCCTGGTGGCGGAATTTTCAACTCTTCTCGTAGGCGTCCTGAACTACCTCCGTCATCAGCTACTGTTACAATTGCAGTAATATCA harbors:
- a CDS encoding gluconeogenesis factor YvcK family protein encodes the protein MENFKNPKVVVFGGGTGLSVLLRGLKRLPVDITAIVTVADDGGSSGRLREELKIPPPGDIRNVIAALSEVEPLVEELFQHRFKSGEGLVGHSLGNLLLAAMSNITGDFVTGIQEVSKVLNVRGKVLPAANQRVVLCAEMDDGTIVEGESKIPLVEKKIKKVFLKPNKIEALPESLREINDADLIVVGPGSLYTSILPSLLVPKIADTIMKAKAKKVYVCNVMTQAGETIGYKASDHLQALQDHLGSNFIDAIIVNSGDIPHELIDVYGAKGQRAVTYDENRLKSFSVEVISDKIMHYHDGLIRHDAKKLSSILLSLI